In Spodoptera frugiperda isolate SF20-4 chromosome 13, AGI-APGP_CSIRO_Sfru_2.0, whole genome shotgun sequence, the following are encoded in one genomic region:
- the LOC126911348 gene encoding uncharacterized protein LOC126911348 — protein MERELRKLKDVKGQIEKGLINFKKSPKDRMNYNYVDTRLEMLETQFKNFTVKYEGVVGECEGEELYEFFQEDIYEKVYETYLTYKVELKNALSQLKVHSSNKEVCDVSSDTVVRLPKIVLPTFSGKYTEWSSFRDLFLSLVHNNKKLDDVQRLHYLKTQLSGEAEQLIRHVPITDLNYKKCWEMLEHRFNNKKFMSTCILNRLFGQRNIGNESSKALKDLLDVTSDCLHELTNIGIDVSSWDVIIVYVASLKLDVESRKQWELHVSKSSDDLPSFKQFCEFLETRFRALECVEPKHRARGDNNPTSHTKVMHGTTNVSCPHCSESHKLSSCKKFCQLDIDGRRAISQSLGVCFNCLGSHHTSKFCRVLSKCRICQRKHHTLLHPKNPVGASGSEASTSVEPVTSPERPSEPVHDVSANIATHFVNGQAQGQVLLATALVKAESQNGSSQILRALLDQGSQASFITEAAAQLLRLKRVVSKTTIAGIGGGHGNIVSKHVVNINIQSLHDPSFTVKVTAHVLSSLTSVMPDTYFELEDWPEIHSISLADPKFNCPNKIDILLGAETYGRILKEGLIKSPAGSPVAQDTHLGWIVSGHVSKANKLLNSHNTVIAMHTQIEENDMLKRLWELDSETTLTKRLFTPEEQACEEFYAQSTERDENGRYVVKLPFRSEDPLCKYGQSKNIAVKRLLGLERKLGRDHELKQQYTDVINEYLLLGHMEKITDEAERNKSDAVYLPHHAVVRQDKLTTKVRVVYDASCKGTNGVSLNDTLMVGPTLQADLRHIVMRWRQHPICLVADIIKMYRQIKVARSDADFQRIVWREDPDKEIEDFRLLTVTFGTSCAPYLAVKSLHQVARDEGSIYPLAAERVTSDFYMDDLMTGCTSETEVKRIYSEMNSLLEKGGFQLQKWTSNRMSLLESLKESSGRDLEIKTDKVTKILGLTWNRNTDEFDYSVKMSPPAAPETKRTVISEISRLYDPLGWIAPCIITSKVFIQKLWISGIGWDDELPPDLAQEWRYYRTELEKLVDFHIPRWIGKGEMILL, from the coding sequence ATGGAAAGGGAATTGAGAAAGTTGAAGGATGTCAAAGGACAGATTGAGAAGGgcttaataaactttaaaaagtcTCCGAAAGACCGGATGAATTACAATTATGTGGATACGCGTCTAGAGATGTTAGAGACTCAATTCAAGaattttactgtaaaatacGAAGGAGTAGTAGGAGAATGTGAAGGTGAAGAACTCTACGAATTCTTTCAGGAAGACATTTATGAAAAGGTTTACGAAACGTATTTAACTTATAAAGTCGAATTAAAAAATGCTCTGTCTCAATTAAAGGTTCACAGTTCCAATAAAGAAGTTTGCGATGTTTCATCTGACACTGTAGTACGATTGCCAAAAATAGTTTTACCCACTTTTAGCGGAAAATATACAGAGTGGTCATCGTTCCGAGACTTGTTCCTATCATTAgtccataataataaaaaacttgaCGACGTGCAACGTCTACACTATTTGAAAACTCAGTTGTCGGGTGAAGCAGAACAGCTTATAAGACATGTTCCTATTACTGATCTTAACTATAAGAAATGTTGGGAAATGTTAGAACATAGGTTTAACAATAAGAAATTTATGTCCACATGTATTTTAAACCGACTATTTGGCCAGCGTAATATTGGAAATGAATCATCAAAGGCACTTAAAGATTTGCTTGATGTTACAAGTGATTGTTTGCATGAACTTACCAATATTGGAATAGATGTTAGTTCGTGGGATGTGATTATTGTTTATGTCGCAAGCTTGAAGTTGGACGTAGAATCTAGGAAGCAGTGGGAACTGCATGTTAGTAAATCCTCCGATGATCTACCTTCATTTAAACAGTTTTGCGAGTTTTTAGAGACGCGTTTTCGTGCCCTAGAATGCGTTGAGCCTAAACATAGGGCAAGAGGCGATAATAATCCTACATCTCACACTAAAGTAATGCATGGTACTACTAATGTTTCATGTCCACATTGTTCCGAGAGCCATAAGCTCAGCAGTTGTAAGAAGTTTTGTCAACTAGATATTGACGGTCGTCGTGCCATTTCACAGTCTTTAGGTGTCTGTTTTAATTGTCTGGGAAGTCATCATACTTCCAAATTTTGTCGTGTTCTTTCAAAATGCCGTATATGTCAGAGGAAGCATCATACGTTGTTGCATCCTAAGAACCCTGTTGGAGCTAGTGGTAGTGAGGCTTCTACGTCAGTGGAACCTGTCACCTCACCTGAACGTCCTTCAGAGCCAGTACATGATGTTAGTGCAAACATAGCAACTCATTTTGTGAATGGACAAGCGCAGGGTCAAGTCTTGTTAGCCACGGCTTTGGTGAAGGCCGAATCACAAAATGGGTCCTCTCAAATCTTGAGAGCTTTATTGGATCAAGGATCACAAGCATCCTTCATAACAGAGGCAGCAGCGCAATTACTTCGCTTAAAGAGAGTAGTTTCTAAGACTACTATTGCAGGTATAGGAGGTGGTCATGGCAACATCGTTTCTAAACATGTAGtgaatattaatatacaatCGTTGCATGATCCCTCTTTTACCGTGAAGGTTACTGCGCATGTACTTAGCTCACTGACCTCAGTTATGCCAGATACATATTTTGAACTTGAGGATTGGCCAGAAATCCACAGTATAAGTCTAGCAGACCCAAAGTTCAACTGTCCTAATAAAATCGACATTTTATTAGGAGCTGAAACATATGGTCGTATTTTAAAGGAAGGTCTGATCAAGAGCCCAGCAGGCTCTCCGGTTGCACAAGACACGCATTTAGGTTGGATTGTGTCAGGCCATGTTAGTAAAGCAAATAAGTTGCTAAATTCCCATAATACTGTGATCGCTATGCACACTCAAATTGAAGAAAACGATATGTTAAAGCGTTTATGGGAGTTAGACTCTGAAACTACTTTAACGAAAAGGCTTTTTACGCCTGAAGAACAGGCCTGCGAAGAGTTTTATGCACAATCCACGGAAAGAGATGAAAATGGGCGTTATGTCGTAAAATTACCTTTTCGTTCAGAAGATCCACTTTGTAAATACGGTCAGTCTAAAAATATTGCGGTAAAAAGATTGCTAGGTTTAGAAAGGAAGTTGGGTAGGGATCATGAATTAAAACAACAGTATACTGATGTGATAAACGAGTATTTATTGCTGGGCCATATGGAGAAAATTACCGACGAGgctgaaagaaataaaagtgaTGCGGTTTATTTGCCTCACCACGCAGTGGTTAGACAAGATAAACTGACTACTAAGGTAAGAGTGGTTTATGACGCGTCGTGTAAGGGGACAAACGGAGTTTCCTTAAATGACACCTTAATGGTAGGACCCACTCTTCAGGCTGATTTAAGACATATTGTCATGAGATGGCGACAACATCCGATTTGTCTGGTAGCagacataataaaaatgtatcgcCAAATTAAAGTCGCTCGATCGGATGCAGATTTCCAAAGAATTGTCTGGAGAGAGGATCCTGACAAAGAGATAGAGGACTTTCGACTTCTGACTGTCACCTTTGGCACATCGTGCGCCCCTTACTTAGCTGTTAAGTCGTTACATCAAGTTGCGCGCGATGAAGGTAGTATATATCCATTGGCTGCTGAAAGAGTGACATCAGACTTCTACATGGATGATTTGATGACTGGATGCACATCTGAAACAGAAGTGAAAAGGATTTATAGTGAAATGAATAGTTTATTAGAAAAAGGGGGGTTCCAATTGCAAAAGTGGACAAGCAATAGAATGTCCTTGTTGGAAAGCTTAAAAGAAAGTTCTGGAAGAGACTTGGAAATCAAAACTGATAAAGTAACTAAGATTCTGGGCCTTACCTGGAACAGGAACACGGATGAATTTGATTATTCTGTGAAGATGTCACCTCCCGCTGcacctgaaacaaaaagaacGGTCATATCGGAAATATCACGACTTTATGATCCATTAGGATGGATAGCTCCGTGCATCATAACCTCTAAGGTTTTCATACAGAAGCTATGGATTAGTGGCATAGGTTGGGATGATGAACTGCCACCAGATCTCGCACAAGAGTGGAGATATTACAGAACAGAATTAGAGAAACTGGTGGATTTTCATATTCCCAGATGGATAGGCAAGGGGGAGATGATATTACTATAG
- the LOC126911312 gene encoding uncharacterized protein LOC126911312: protein MALKNKVSLEKTSPLYKLNVFIDQSEILRVGGRLRYSPLLDDTKHPVVIPYDSSLAKLIVADAHEKTFHGGQQLVLNFIRTKYWISRVKYIVRAHIRRCAPCIRYAATTKQQFMGELPACRVTPSKPFLNSGVDYAGPINMRVSKGRGQRSYKGYICLFVCMATRAVHIEAVSDLTTEGFLAAFKRFISRRGQCRHIWSDNGTNFVGAAKELQILFNQESSMFKDIAAALATSQTEWHFIPPHAPNFGGLWEAGVKSVKHHLRRVIGDSTLTFEELSTVLSQIEACLNSRPLSQGSSDPEDPVPLTPGHFLVGQPLVVAPDYNYENATVSTLRRWQLVQRMVQHFWRRWKQEYLTTFFQRHKWNIRTSDCKIGDVVLIKEDNLPPAKWLYGRITQLHPGKDNLTRVVTVRCKGTEIKRPISKLCFLPATE from the coding sequence ATGGccctgaaaaataaagtttcattaGAAAAAACGAGTcctttatataaattaaatgtatttattgacCAATCTGAGATATTGCGCGTTGGAGGAAGGCTACGATACTCTCCACTACTCGACGACACAAAGCATCCAGTAGTTATTCCTTATGATTCAAGTTTGGCCAAGTTAATTGTCGCCGACGCTCATGAAAAGACTTTTCATGGAGGACAGCAACTAGTACTCAATTTTATACGCACCAAGTACTGGATCAGCCGGGTAAAATATATCGTACGAGCTCATATACGTCGTTGTGCTCCTTGTATTCGATATGCGGCGACCACAAAACAACAGTTTATGGGAGAGCTTCCAGCTTGCAGAGTGACACCCAGCAAACCATTTCTCAACTCTGGTGTCGATTACGCGGGCCCCATTAACATGAGAGTGTCTAAGGGTCGTGGACAGCGGTCGTATAAAGGTTATATCTGCTTATTTGTGTGCATGGCCACGCGCGCAGTACACATCGAGGCAGTTTCAGATTTAACCACTGAGGGTTTCCTAGCAGCTTTCAAACGGTTTATATCCCGGCGCGGACAGTGTCGTCATATATGGAGCGATAATGGCACCAATTTTGTGGGCGCTGCCAAGGAGTTACAGATCCTGTTCAACCAGGAGAGTTCAATGTTTAAAGACATTGCAGCTGCTCTTGCAACCTCTCAAACGGAATGGCACTTTATCCCTCCCCATGCTCCAAATTTCGGTGGACTGTGGGAAGCAGGGGTTAAAAGTGTAAAACACCATCTGAGGCGCGTCATAGGTGATTCTACGTTAACTTTCGAAGAATTGTCCACGGTCCTGTCTCAAATTGAGGCGTGCCTAAACTCTAGGCCCTTGTCTCAGGGTAGTAGTGATCCAGAGGATCCTGTACCACTAACTCCTGGGCATTTCTTAGTGGGTCAGCCATTGGTAGTGGCTCCCGACTACAATTATGAAAATGCCACAGTTAGTACTCTCCGCAGGTGGCAATTGGTACAACGTATGGTGCAGCACTTCTGGCGTAGGTGGAAACAGGAATATTTGACAACCTTCTTCCAAAGGCACAAATGGAATATACGTACATCTGACTGTAAGATAGGTGATGTAGTTCTAATAAAAGAAGATAACTTACCTCCAGCCAAGTGGTTATATGGTAGAATTACGCAGCTGCATCCGGGTAAAGATAACTTGACACGCGTTGTCACTGTTCGTTGCAAAGGTACTGAGATTAAACGTCCAATTTCAAAATTGTGCTTTCTTCCCGCGACTGAATAA
- the LOC118270771 gene encoding uncharacterized protein LOC118270771 produces the protein MFTFKFIYIFVSFFFNGSDCQRRIKDGEVVAKDKPYVVYFSKAAVSPRYYEGWLCGGALVSPEYIVTSAACVTDVNHLYAIAGYNKYVKDTKINDDYCTKDRKKKVILTCVPKAYELKYEEIEKWSYIDIAVVKVESPYDFNDKTYLDKCSYIPAPIIINYETKFQEPGIDAMVMGWGHRAKWRKQLDPKDYNEEKLNYAPTLIQNKEDCKKEYEVYKGMDAIIDNYMICTMDKGNINDAGETIVKAPPTAQGCMAKESRLRGYGGASCESANPPDQELLLLENTRKENVLLNNKTGNVKANLKPSLVNKIMNASTIQKDSLNVSNSRRMNTRRNGICQNDHGGPLVTWVGTHEVLIGVASVFKITEGLECIGPYLYTSTQCNGAFLDCILRSDPAKNDTLRRAICNNITNNGFELVQRHISWKNHPDGPAENEIHDIHAPTITNSSLINLIKANKSESHKENDTVIYNATKFIEDNLVPNLDPITKKVEITTTKLPTTNPYNATSPSTLRTTVDKNVTMTTAVNKINNTETTNSIKSSTTTVPQKLATK, from the exons ATGTTCACTTTCaaattcatatacatatttgtttcatttttctttaatg gttcTGATTGCCAAAGAAGAATAAAAGATGGAGAGGTTGTTGCAAAAGATAAACCTTACGTG GTGTACTTTTCTAAAGCGGCTGTATCACCAAGGTATTATGAAGGATGGTTGTGTGGAGGGGCTCTTGTATCCCCGGAGTACATAGTGACGTCAGCAGCTTGCGTCACCGATGTCAACCATCTCTACGCTATAGCGGGTTACAACAAATACGTGAAAGATACAAAAATTAATGACGATTACTGTACTAAAGACAGAAAAAAGAAAGTTATACTTACTTGTGTGCCTAAAG cgTATGAATTAAAATACGAAGAAATAGAAAAATGGTCATACATTGACATAGCAGTTGTGAAGGTAGAATCTCCCTACGACTTTAATGATAAAACGTATTTAGATAAGTGTTCTTACATCCCTGCgccaataataattaactatgaAACGAAATTCCAAGAACCGGGCATTGATGCCATGGTAATGGGGTGGGGTCATCGAGCGAAGTGGCGAAag CAATTGGACCCAAAAGACTACAACGAAGAAAAGTTGAATTATGCACCAACATTGATACAAAATAAAGAGGATTGTAAGAAAGAGTATGAAGTTTATAAAGGAATGGATGCCATTATAGACAATTACATGATTTGTACTATGGATAAAGGAAATATAAACGATGCGGGTGAAACTATTGTCAAGGCCCCCCCTACAGCACAGGGATGTATGGCTAAGGAGTCGAGACTTCGTGGGTACGGGGGAGCCTCA TGTGAAAGTGCCAATCCCCCGGACCAAGAACTGCTTTTACTAGAAAATACACGAAAAGAGAACGTACTACTGAATAACAAAACAGGTAATGTAAAAGCAAATCTAAAACCAAGCTtggtcaataaaattatgaatgctTCAACAATACAAAAGGATTCATTAAATGTTTCAAACTCAAGAAGAATGAATACTAGGAGAAACGGGATTTGtcag AATGACCACGGTGGACCTCTGGTGACGTGGGTGGGGACTCACGAAGTGCTGATAGGCGTTGCATCAGTTTTTaaaatcacagagggacttgaATGCATTGGGCCTTATTTATATACCAGTACTCAATGTAATGGAGCATTCCTCGATTGTATACTGCGATCCGATCCAGCAAAAAATGATACATTGAG ACGTGCAATTTGCAACAACATTACTAACAATGGATTCGAATTAGTCCAAAGACACATTTCATGGAAAAATCACCCGGATGG gcCTGCAGAAAACGAAATACATGACATCCATGCACCAACGATAACCAACAGTTCTTTAATAAATCTAATCAAAGCTAACAAATCGGAAAGTCATAAAGAAAATGATACGGTCATTTACAATGCAACAAAATTCATTGAAGACAATCTTGTTCCGAACCTTGATCCTATAACCAAGAAGGTTGAAATTACAACGACAAAATTGCCAACTACGAATCCATATAATGCTACATCTCCAAGCACTCTACGGACGACTGTTGATAAAAACGTTACCATGACAACCgcagtaaacaaaattaataatacggAAACAACTAATTCGATAAAGAGTTCTACAACAACAGTCCCTCAGAAGCTTGCaacaaaataa
- the LOC118270180 gene encoding uncharacterized protein LOC118270180 has translation MRKIVKRTQSYSLDLISFCFLILFTVMVALQLIIAIILNIVFVSYCDRRIKDGAEVTGTKRYVAYLVKAPMSSKAYDSWVCGGAIVSTLFIITSAACVDDVEYLYAVAGYKKYVTDKDIDTDQCTKTMKKKVIYTCVPMKYELNYYQLEKWSYIDIAVVKVESPFDFNDSQYESLCSYKPKVIGVNYEKRFQDPGVDGLVYGWGHLDIWRKPGDTKNYNQESLRYAAVKIIDKTLCKKAYSKFPNMSNVIDEFMICTEGKGEIDEHGNLDLNEGSSDTKLNGCKDSVDKLTLCDKDTAAANVFLEDETRREVLRSANQTSNQTTIVKNETLSSRRFSTRKTGICQNDHGGPLVTWAGANEVLIGVASVFKVTTESTCTGPYLYTSTRCNGMFLHCILSSKARRRSICDSPPIMRGYETVEKFVSWKNHPAGPAQNEIEIDDQEKAEEQKKIYREFAKINKFSDNQMIALRPQLPINKS, from the exons ATGAGGAAAATAGTGAAACGGACGCAGAGTTATAGCTTAGacttaatttcattttgttttttaatattgtttacagTTATGGTGGCTTTACAGTTgattattgctataattttaaacattgtttttg tcTCTTATTGTGATAGAAGAATCAAAGATGGTGCAGAGGTGACAGGAACTAAAAGATACGTG GCTTACTTAGTAAAAGCTCCAATGTCATCAAAAGCGTATGACAGTTGGGTTTGTGGAGGAGCTATAGTATCAACGCTTTTCATAATAACATCAGCTGCTTGCGTGGACgatgtggaatacctctatgCGGTCGCTGGGTACAAGAAGTATGTCACAGACAAGGATATTGACACTGATCAGTGTACTAAAACAATGAAGAAGAAAGTGATTTATACTTGTGTTCCTATGA aatacGAATTAAACTACTATCAATTAGAAAAGTGGTCATACATAGACATTGCTGTAGTAAAAGTGGAATCACCGTTTGATTTTAACGACAGCCAATATGAAAGTCTTTGTTCATACAAACCTAAAGTTATAGGAGTTAACTATGAGAAACGATTTCAAGATCCAGGTGTCGATGGCTTAGTATATGGATGGGGACATCTAGATATCTGGCGAAAA CCAGGAGATACGAAAAATTACAATCAAGAGTCATTACGATATGCAGCTGTTAAGATTATAGATAAGACTTTGTGCAAAAAGGCGTATAGTAAGTTCCCTAATATGAGCAACGTTATCGATGAATTTATGATATGTACTGAAGGGAAGGGAGAAATAGATGAACATGGTAACTTAGACCTGAACGAAGGAAGTAGTGACACAAAACTAAATGGATGTAAAGATTCAGTAGACAAGCTTACACTT TGCGATAAGGATACTGCCGCGGCCAACGTGTTCTTAGAAGATGAAACACGTAGAGAAGTTTTAAGGTCTGCCAACCAAACTTCTAACCAGACGACGATTGTCAAAAATGAGACTTTATCAAGCAGAAGATTTAGTACGCGAAAAACTGGGATTTGTCAg AATGATCACGGAGGACCTCTAGTAACTTGGGCGGGGGCCAATGAAGTACTAATCGGTGTTGCATCTGTGTTTAAAGTGACGACTGAGTCTACATGCACTGGACCTTACTTGTACACCAGCACTCGATGCAATGGAATGTTTCTGCATTGTATACTATCGTCTAAGGCAAG GAGAAGATCCATATGCGACAGTCCACCGATAATGAGAGGTTACGAAACTGTCGAGAAATTCGTATCGTGGAAAAATCATCCAGCAGG GCCCGcacaaaatgaaattgaaatcgATGATCAAGAAAAGGCTGAGGAACAGAAGAAGATATACAGGGAGTTTgcgaaaataaataagttttcagATAATCAAATGATTGCCCTCAGACCACAACTGCCtattaataaatcataa
- the LOC118270483 gene encoding uncharacterized protein LOC118270483 isoform X1, translated as MLTIKSNLVFLFVLFLETFCQRRIQEGKEVTKDKPYVVYLVKAPIASAHYDFWLCGGALVTSEYVVTSAACIKDVDYLYVIAGYNKYVTDAELETDQCTSKMKKKVIYTCYPEGYEIRYERLDKWALIDIGVVKVESPYDFTDESYKTTCSYIPAVIPVSYEAKYQEAGTDAIVFGWGHLFKWRKRNDARNHNQEKLNYAPVMIIDKEECKKHYIDYENMTEVIDKYMICTYGQGNIDDRGDPLEPAKAEHDGCGPKDINIERCINYENRRHIGVTNLSLNETETKMENGNISNQVNNSNEHPFINETVIRKRPLVYGVNGRRHGICQNDHGGPLVSWVGTHEILIGIASVFKVSEDSECVGPFLYTSTQCNGAFLDCILTTDKLVTPQKKDKGTRRAVCRKRPEDEGHPTVERHISWLYHPAGAAENEKIGRNGDESTSKPAKESTKHEETPKVDINSEAYVRNISQDYLNVNKPILNNQFENNERYSIIKSFGNNYQYAPNVYVANEQYSQNVQYGTNHFIPANNPIPNNNAPVNWGAQNYLAQRPVPIGRYDPSVTSPPIISPVQMNVPVLTNRRPPEIYKPPPAPALVTEKTMNSNNQEFFRMRPQVPLHV; from the exons atgtTAACGATAAAGTCAAATCTTGTGTTTCTGTTCGTACTTTTTCTCG AAACGTTTTGCCAAAGAAGAATACAAGAAGGTAAAGAAGTGACAAAGGACAAACCTTATGTG GTATATTTAGTGAAAGCACCAATAGCTTCAGCTCACTACGATTTTTGGTTATGTGGAGGTGCTTTAGTGACGAGTGAATATGTAGTCACTTCTGCAGCGTGCATTAAAGATGTTGATTACCTCTACGTGATAGCTGGCTACAATAAATACGTCACTGATGCTGAATTAGAAACCGACCAATGTACtagtaaaatgaaaaagaaagtaATTTATACTTGTTATCCAGAGG GTTATGAAATAAGGTACGAAAGACTGGACAAATGGGCACTCATAGATATAGGTGTCGTTAAGGTTGAGTCTCCTTACGATTTTACTGACGAATCTTACAAGACAACGTGCTCATATATACCAGCAGTGATACCGGTTAGCTATGAAGCTAAGTACCAAGAGGCTGGAACTGATGCTATCGTATTTGGATGGGGACATTTATTCAAATGGAGAAAG AGAAATGATGCCAGAAACCACAATCAAGAGAAATTAAATTATGCACCTGTAATGATAATAGATAAAGAAGAATGCAAAAAGCATTATATAGATTATGAAAATATGACTGAAGTGATAGACAAGTACATGATATGTACATACGGACAGGGCAACATTGACGACCGAGGCGATCCATTAGAACCAGCTAAAGCCGAACATGATGGATGTGGGCCGAAAGACATAAatatagag cgatgtataaattatgaaaatcgACGGCACATCGGAGTGACAAATCTTTCGCTGAACGAAACAGAGACAAAAAtggaaaatggaaatatttcTAATCAAGTGAATAATTCTAATGAACATCCATTTATTAATGAAACTGTTATACGTAAAAGACCTCTCGTTTATGGTGTTAATGGTCGAAGGCATGGGATTTGTCAG AATGACCATGGCGGACCATTAGTCAGTTGGGTGGGGACCCACGAAATTCTCATCGGCATAGCCTCAGTATTTAAAGTGTCAGAGGATTCCGAATGTGTGGGCCCTTTCTTGTATACAAGTACGCAATGTAACGGAGCATTCCTCGATTGTATTTTAACAACGGATAAATTGGTAACTCCACAAAAGAAAGATAAAGGTAcaag GCGAGCTGTGTGCAGAAAGAGACCAGAAGACGAAGGTCATCCTACAGTTGAAAGACATATTTCCTGGTTATATCATCCAGCTGG AGCCGCTGAAAATGAGAAAATTGGAAGAAATGGAGATGAATCAACATCTAAGCCAGCAAAAGAGAGCACGAAACATGAAGAGACACCTAAAGTAGATATCAATTCTGAAGCATACGTGAGAAACATATCGCAAGATTACTTGAATGTGAATAAACCAATACTAAATAATCAGTTTGAGAATAACGAAAGGTATTCAATTATCAAGAGTTTTGGTAACAATTACCAGTATGCACCAAACGTGTATGTAGCCAACGAACAATATTCTCAAAATGTACAATATGGAACAAATCATTTTATACCAGCTAACAATCCGATACCAAATAACAATGCACCAGTAAATTGGGGAGCACAGAACTATTTAGCCCAAAGGCCTGTGCCAATTGGTAGATATGATCCGAGTGTTACGTCTCCGCCAATAATCAGTCCAGTACAGATGAATGTTCCTGTTTTGACCAATAGACGTCCTCCAGAAATATATAAACCACCTCCTGCTCCCGCTTTGGTCACAGAAAAAACCATGAATAGCAATAATCAAGAATTTTTCAGAATGCGTCCACAAGTTCCTCTTCATGTTTGA
- the LOC118270483 gene encoding uncharacterized protein LOC118270483 isoform X2, producing MLTIKSNLVFLFVLFLETFCQRRIQEGKEVTKDKPYVVYLVKAPIASAHYDFWLCGGALVTSEYVVTSAACIKDVDYLYVIAGYNKYVTDAELETDQCTSKMKKKVIYTCYPEGYEIRYERLDKWALIDIGVVKVESPYDFTDESYKTTCSYIPAVIPVSYEAKYQEAGTDAIVFGWGHLFKWRKRNDARNHNQEKLNYAPVMIIDKEECKKHYIDYENMTEVIDKYMICTYGQGNIDDRGDPLEPAKAEHDGCGPKDINIERCINYENRRHIGVTNLSLNETETKMENGNISNQVNNSNEHPFINETVIRKRPLVYGVNGRRHGICQNDHGGPLVSWVGTHEILIGIASVFKVSEDSECVGPFLYTSTQCNGAFLDCILTTDKLVTPQKKDKGELCAERDQKTKVILQLKDIFPGYIIQLEPLKMRKLEEMEMNQHLSQQKRARNMKRHLK from the exons atgtTAACGATAAAGTCAAATCTTGTGTTTCTGTTCGTACTTTTTCTCG AAACGTTTTGCCAAAGAAGAATACAAGAAGGTAAAGAAGTGACAAAGGACAAACCTTATGTG GTATATTTAGTGAAAGCACCAATAGCTTCAGCTCACTACGATTTTTGGTTATGTGGAGGTGCTTTAGTGACGAGTGAATATGTAGTCACTTCTGCAGCGTGCATTAAAGATGTTGATTACCTCTACGTGATAGCTGGCTACAATAAATACGTCACTGATGCTGAATTAGAAACCGACCAATGTACtagtaaaatgaaaaagaaagtaATTTATACTTGTTATCCAGAGG GTTATGAAATAAGGTACGAAAGACTGGACAAATGGGCACTCATAGATATAGGTGTCGTTAAGGTTGAGTCTCCTTACGATTTTACTGACGAATCTTACAAGACAACGTGCTCATATATACCAGCAGTGATACCGGTTAGCTATGAAGCTAAGTACCAAGAGGCTGGAACTGATGCTATCGTATTTGGATGGGGACATTTATTCAAATGGAGAAAG AGAAATGATGCCAGAAACCACAATCAAGAGAAATTAAATTATGCACCTGTAATGATAATAGATAAAGAAGAATGCAAAAAGCATTATATAGATTATGAAAATATGACTGAAGTGATAGACAAGTACATGATATGTACATACGGACAGGGCAACATTGACGACCGAGGCGATCCATTAGAACCAGCTAAAGCCGAACATGATGGATGTGGGCCGAAAGACATAAatatagag cgatgtataaattatgaaaatcgACGGCACATCGGAGTGACAAATCTTTCGCTGAACGAAACAGAGACAAAAAtggaaaatggaaatatttcTAATCAAGTGAATAATTCTAATGAACATCCATTTATTAATGAAACTGTTATACGTAAAAGACCTCTCGTTTATGGTGTTAATGGTCGAAGGCATGGGATTTGTCAG AATGACCATGGCGGACCATTAGTCAGTTGGGTGGGGACCCACGAAATTCTCATCGGCATAGCCTCAGTATTTAAAGTGTCAGAGGATTCCGAATGTGTGGGCCCTTTCTTGTATACAAGTACGCAATGTAACGGAGCATTCCTCGATTGTATTTTAACAACGGATAAATTGGTAACTCCACAAAAGAAAGATAAAG GCGAGCTGTGTGCAGAAAGAGACCAGAAGACGAAGGTCATCCTACAGTTGAAAGACATATTTCCTGGTTATATCATCCAGCTGG AGCCGCTGAAAATGAGAAAATTGGAAGAAATGGAGATGAATCAACATCTAAGCCAGCAAAAGAGAGCACGAAACATGAAGAGACACCTAAAGTAG